A genomic segment from Actinomyces lilanjuaniae encodes:
- a CDS encoding Na+/H+ antiporter family protein produces the protein MNAVLLAVLVMLVLATLRVHVVLSLFVGALVGGLTSGMGIEGTMVSFQEGLAGGAQIALSYALLGAFAMSVAHSGLPQLLANWLIARLDTSDASTSQKIVSTSRWALLAGVIAMAVMSQNLIPVHIAFIPLVVPPLLVVMSRLGLDRRAVACAITFGLVTTYMFLPLGFGRVYLNDILYGNIARAGLDVSDVPVTHAMALPALGMLVGVLTALLVTYRRPRAYDLNAQVDATTPQTIDRRRVVVALVAVVACFAVQTALTLLDSEADPLLIGTLVGLLLFMATRVVGWKEADDVFTSGMRMMALIGLIMITAQGFAQVLQDSGQIDSLVESATGLFSGSRAAAALVMLLVGLVITMGIGSSFSTLPIISAIYVPLCATLGFSPAATVALIGTSGALGDAGSPASDSTLGPTAGLNADGQHDHMRDSVIPTFIHLNIPLIIAGWLAAMVL, from the coding sequence ATGAACGCCGTCCTTCTTGCCGTCCTGGTCATGCTCGTCCTGGCCACGTTGCGCGTGCACGTGGTCCTGTCCCTGTTCGTAGGCGCCCTGGTGGGCGGGCTGACCAGTGGCATGGGGATCGAGGGGACCATGGTCTCCTTCCAGGAAGGGCTTGCTGGCGGCGCCCAGATTGCCCTGTCCTACGCGCTGCTAGGCGCCTTCGCCATGTCCGTGGCCCACTCGGGGCTGCCCCAGCTGCTGGCCAACTGGCTCATCGCCCGCCTGGACACCAGTGACGCGAGCACCTCGCAGAAGATCGTGAGCACCAGCCGGTGGGCGCTGCTGGCCGGGGTCATTGCCATGGCCGTCATGAGCCAGAACCTCATCCCGGTGCACATCGCCTTCATCCCGCTGGTGGTCCCGCCCCTGCTGGTCGTCATGAGCCGGCTGGGACTGGACCGGCGTGCGGTGGCCTGCGCCATCACCTTCGGCCTGGTGACCACCTACATGTTCCTGCCCCTGGGATTCGGCCGGGTCTATCTCAACGACATCCTCTACGGCAACATCGCCAGGGCGGGCCTGGACGTCTCCGACGTCCCGGTCACCCACGCCATGGCCCTGCCCGCCCTGGGGATGCTCGTCGGTGTGCTCACCGCCCTGCTGGTCACCTACCGCAGGCCGCGCGCCTACGACCTCAACGCCCAGGTCGACGCCACCACCCCGCAGACCATCGACCGCCGCCGCGTGGTCGTCGCCCTGGTGGCCGTCGTGGCCTGCTTCGCCGTGCAGACGGCCCTGACGCTCCTGGACTCCGAGGCCGACCCCCTGCTCATCGGCACCCTGGTGGGACTGCTGCTGTTCATGGCCACCAGGGTGGTCGGCTGGAAGGAGGCCGACGACGTCTTCACCAGCGGAATGCGCATGATGGCGCTCATCGGCCTCATCATGATCACTGCCCAGGGCTTCGCCCAGGTGCTCCAGGACAGCGGCCAGATCGACTCCCTGGTGGAGTCCGCGACAGGCCTGTTCTCCGGCAGCCGCGCCGCCGCAGCACTAGTCATGCTGCTGGTGGGTCTGGTCATCACCATGGGTATCGGCTCCTCCTTCTCCACCCTGCCGATCATCTCCGCGATCTACGTGCCCCTGTGCGCCACGCTGGGCTTCTCCCCCGCCGCCACCGTCGCCCTCATCGGCACCTCCGGGGCCCTGGGCGACGCGGGCTCGCCCGCCTCGGACTCCACGCTGGGACCCACCGCCGGCCTCAATGCTGACGGACAGCACGATCACATGCGCGACTCGGTCATCCCCACCTTCATCCACCTCAACATCCCTCTCATCATCGCCGGGTGGCTGGCGGCCATGGTGCTGTAA
- a CDS encoding SDR family NAD(P)-dependent oxidoreductase has protein sequence MSVTPTSSDITSGTTSDNGARRAVVTGASTGIGAATVRRLRSHGWQVVATARRQQRLEALAGETGCTWVVADLQVGDDVDRLAREVLADGPVDAVVNNAGGALGVDPVAQGDPQEWMTMYERNVLAALRVSQAFLPGLRERGGDLVFLTSTAAHDTYPGGAGYVAAKHAERVIAGTLRLELVGEPVRVIEIAPGMVATEEFSLNRFRGDAQAAQKVYAGVAQPLTAQDVAECVTWALERPSHVNIDSMIVRPRAQASNTVVAREG, from the coding sequence ATGAGCGTGACTCCGACCAGTAGTGACATCACCAGCGGCACCACTAGCGACAACGGTGCACGCAGGGCCGTGGTGACAGGCGCCTCCACCGGTATCGGTGCTGCCACCGTCAGGCGTCTGCGCTCCCACGGCTGGCAGGTGGTGGCCACAGCCCGTCGGCAGCAGCGGCTGGAGGCCCTGGCGGGAGAGACCGGCTGCACCTGGGTGGTAGCCGACCTCCAGGTGGGCGACGACGTCGACCGCCTTGCCCGCGAGGTCCTGGCGGACGGACCGGTAGACGCCGTGGTCAACAACGCCGGCGGGGCACTGGGGGTCGACCCTGTGGCGCAGGGCGACCCGCAGGAGTGGATGACCATGTATGAGCGCAACGTGCTGGCGGCGCTGCGGGTGAGCCAGGCCTTCCTCCCCGGTCTGCGCGAGCGCGGCGGGGACCTGGTCTTCCTCACCTCCACCGCGGCCCACGACACCTACCCGGGTGGGGCAGGGTACGTCGCGGCCAAGCACGCTGAGCGGGTCATCGCGGGCACGCTGCGCCTGGAGCTGGTGGGAGAGCCGGTGCGCGTCATCGAGATCGCCCCCGGGATGGTGGCCACCGAGGAGTTCTCCCTCAACCGGTTCCGTGGTGACGCCCAGGCGGCCCAGAAGGTCTACGCCGGGGTCGCGCAGCCCCTGACCGCCCAGGACGTGGCCGAGTGCGTCACGTGGGCGCTGGAGCGCCCCTCCCACGTCAACATCGACTCGATGATCGTGCGGCCGCGCGCACAGGCCTCCAACACGGTGGTGGCCCGCGAGGGCTGA
- the ileS gene encoding isoleucine--tRNA ligase, which yields MVPRHAAPTGLRQAARPGRAVVSSSQFPGTRPGRQARARARRTTDGRHEHGEDHRHPAHGAAFYPLHRSGEDVPASPSFPTLEQEVLAYWKEDATFQASVDNRAGSRVDSSGEPCEEFVFYDGPPFANGLPHYGHLLTGYVKDAVGRYQTQRGRRVERRFGWDTHGLPAELEAQRELGIDDVTEITRPGGLGIEEFNAACRTSVLRYTSQWEDYVTRQARWVDFDNDYKTLDPTYMESVIWAFKSLYDKGLAYQGHRVLPYCWHDRTPLSNHELRMDDDVYSDRQDTTVTVGLRLEQRLDTTHPDAAPELALIWTTTPWTLPSNSAVAVGPDIEYVTVRVDASLDSPVAGQDVLLARDLLGAYARELGEDPQVLATYRGADLVGTRYVPAYDYFDDETHRAEGAAPGPAAWQVVAADYVTTTDGTGLVHLAPAFGEDDMYTCQAHGIGTVIPVDDGGCFTTEVGDYAGTHIFDANRPIVADLRDAAGPLARRPQDQRAVLVRQSSYVHSYPHCWRCRKPLIYKAVSSWFVRVTAIRDRMVELNQEIDWFPAHVKDGIFGNWLAGARDWSISRNRFWGAPIPVWVSDDPHYPRTDVYGSFAELERDFGVEVTDLHRPFIDTLTRPNPDDPTGRSTMRRIPDVLDCWFESGAMPFAQVHYPFENVEWFESHNPGDFIVEYIGQTRGWFYTLHVLATALFDRPAFTTCVSHGILLGDDGAKMSKSLRNYPDVSMVFDRDGADAMRWFLLSSPVVRGGNLVVTDKAIRDTVRQVLLPLWNTWYFFALYAAQAGGEGREDSQDPGGQPGGKGGYLTQGVDLHDASLFVSRGGLHVMDRYILARTRDLVSTVGAQMDSYDITGACATIRDFMDVLTNWYLRTSRQRFTDGDTTAFDTLHTVLRLLTEVMAPLAPLTAEEVWRGLTGGRSVHLTDWPVIPDHVGSPALVAAMDEARAAVSAALGLRKTEGLRVRQPLRTLTIATADPGALAPFKDLVAGEVNVKEVRVLDAESAGYRVTREVALNPRALSPQVRRLTSRLFAAVKAGEWELTEDGDLRFSQVLLDGVPVVLEAEDSAFTVTSRIEVDDDSLAAAMLDSGAFVLLDTALDDALEAEGWARDLVRLVQDERKAAGLHVGDRIRLELSVPQDKGAWTHTHIDLVKSEVGCVDASVVAVPGATAPTARVEKVEGWSHRAAETG from the coding sequence GTGGTACCGCGGCACGCGGCGCCCACCGGGCTGCGCCAGGCAGCACGCCCCGGCCGGGCGGTGGTGTCGTCCTCGCAGTTCCCGGGCACCCGCCCGGGGCGGCAGGCACGAGCGAGAGCGAGGCGCACCACTGATGGCAGGCACGAGCACGGGGAGGACCACCGCCACCCAGCACACGGGGCTGCCTTCTACCCCCTCCACCGCAGCGGCGAGGATGTCCCCGCCTCCCCGTCCTTCCCGACCCTGGAGCAGGAGGTCCTGGCCTACTGGAAGGAGGACGCCACCTTCCAGGCGTCTGTCGACAACCGTGCCGGCAGCCGCGTTGACAGCAGCGGCGAGCCCTGCGAGGAGTTCGTCTTCTACGACGGCCCGCCCTTCGCCAACGGCCTGCCCCACTACGGGCACCTGCTGACCGGCTACGTCAAGGACGCGGTGGGGCGCTACCAGACCCAGCGCGGGCGGCGGGTGGAGCGCCGCTTCGGCTGGGACACCCACGGCCTGCCCGCCGAGCTGGAGGCCCAGCGCGAGCTGGGCATCGACGACGTCACCGAGATCACCCGGCCCGGGGGCCTGGGCATCGAGGAGTTCAACGCGGCCTGCCGCACCTCCGTGCTGCGCTACACCAGTCAGTGGGAGGACTACGTCACCCGCCAGGCCCGGTGGGTTGACTTCGACAACGACTACAAGACCCTGGACCCCACCTACATGGAGTCGGTCATCTGGGCCTTCAAGAGCCTCTACGACAAGGGCCTGGCCTACCAGGGCCACCGGGTCCTGCCCTACTGCTGGCACGACCGCACCCCCCTGAGCAACCACGAGCTGCGCATGGACGACGACGTCTACTCCGACCGCCAGGACACCACCGTCACCGTCGGCCTGCGCCTGGAGCAGCGGCTGGACACCACCCACCCCGACGCCGCCCCCGAGCTGGCCCTGATCTGGACCACCACACCGTGGACCCTTCCGTCCAACTCCGCCGTCGCCGTGGGGCCCGACATCGAGTACGTGACCGTGCGCGTGGACGCCAGCCTGGACTCCCCGGTGGCCGGGCAGGACGTGCTGCTGGCCCGTGACCTGCTGGGCGCCTACGCCCGCGAGCTGGGGGAGGACCCGCAGGTGCTGGCCACCTACAGGGGCGCCGACCTGGTCGGGACGCGCTACGTGCCCGCTTACGACTACTTTGACGACGAGACCCACCGCGCCGAGGGCGCCGCCCCCGGTCCCGCCGCGTGGCAGGTCGTCGCGGCCGACTACGTGACCACCACCGACGGGACGGGGCTGGTGCACCTGGCGCCGGCCTTCGGTGAGGACGACATGTACACCTGCCAGGCCCACGGCATCGGCACGGTCATTCCCGTCGACGACGGCGGCTGCTTCACCACTGAGGTGGGCGACTACGCGGGCACGCACATCTTTGACGCCAACAGGCCGATCGTGGCTGACCTGCGCGACGCCGCCGGGCCCCTGGCCCGGCGCCCCCAGGACCAGCGGGCGGTACTGGTGCGCCAGTCCAGCTACGTCCACTCCTACCCGCACTGCTGGCGCTGCCGCAAGCCGCTCATCTACAAGGCGGTGTCCTCCTGGTTCGTGAGGGTCACGGCCATCCGCGACCGGATGGTCGAGCTCAACCAGGAGATCGACTGGTTCCCCGCTCACGTCAAGGACGGGATCTTCGGCAACTGGCTGGCGGGTGCGCGGGACTGGTCGATCTCGCGCAACCGCTTCTGGGGAGCCCCCATCCCCGTGTGGGTCTCTGACGACCCGCACTACCCGCGCACCGACGTCTACGGCTCCTTCGCCGAGCTGGAGCGCGACTTCGGGGTGGAGGTCACCGACCTGCACCGGCCCTTCATCGACACCCTGACCCGCCCCAACCCGGACGACCCCACGGGGCGCTCCACCATGCGCCGTATCCCCGACGTCCTGGACTGCTGGTTCGAGTCCGGCGCCATGCCGTTCGCCCAGGTCCACTACCCGTTCGAGAACGTGGAGTGGTTCGAGTCCCACAACCCGGGGGACTTCATCGTGGAGTACATCGGCCAGACCCGCGGCTGGTTCTATACCCTCCACGTGCTAGCCACCGCGCTGTTCGACCGGCCCGCCTTCACCACCTGCGTCTCCCACGGCATCCTCCTGGGCGACGACGGGGCGAAGATGAGCAAGTCCCTGCGCAACTACCCCGACGTCTCCATGGTCTTCGACCGCGACGGCGCCGACGCCATGCGCTGGTTCCTGCTGTCCTCGCCGGTGGTGCGTGGTGGCAACCTCGTGGTCACTGACAAGGCCATCCGTGACACGGTGCGCCAGGTGCTGCTGCCCCTGTGGAACACCTGGTACTTCTTCGCCCTCTACGCCGCCCAGGCGGGCGGTGAGGGCAGGGAGGACAGCCAGGACCCAGGAGGGCAGCCGGGGGGCAAGGGAGGCTACCTCACCCAGGGCGTGGACCTCCACGACGCCTCCTTGTTCGTCTCCCGGGGCGGGCTGCACGTCATGGACCGCTACATCCTGGCCCGAACCCGGGACCTGGTGTCCACCGTGGGCGCCCAGATGGACTCCTACGACATCACCGGGGCCTGTGCCACGATCCGTGACTTCATGGACGTGCTGACCAACTGGTACCTGCGTACTTCCCGGCAGCGCTTCACCGACGGTGACACCACCGCCTTCGACACCCTCCACACCGTGCTGCGCCTGCTCACCGAGGTCATGGCGCCGCTGGCCCCGCTGACCGCCGAGGAGGTGTGGCGGGGCCTGACCGGAGGCCGCTCGGTGCACCTGACAGACTGGCCGGTGATCCCCGACCACGTGGGCAGCCCGGCGCTGGTGGCCGCCATGGACGAGGCGCGGGCGGCGGTCTCCGCGGCGCTGGGTCTGCGCAAGACGGAGGGCCTGCGCGTGCGCCAGCCGCTGCGCACGCTGACCATCGCCACCGCGGACCCCGGTGCCCTGGCGCCCTTCAAGGACCTGGTGGCCGGGGAGGTCAACGTCAAGGAGGTGCGTGTCCTGGATGCTGAGTCTGCCGGGTACCGGGTCACCAGGGAGGTCGCCCTCAACCCCCGGGCGCTGAGCCCGCAGGTGCGCAGGCTCACCTCCCGGCTGTTCGCCGCTGTCAAGGCGGGGGAGTGGGAGCTGACCGAGGACGGCGACCTACGTTTCAGCCAGGTGCTGCTGGACGGCGTGCCCGTGGTGCTGGAGGCCGAGGACTCCGCCTTCACGGTGACCAGCCGTATCGAGGTTGACGACGACTCCCTGGCCGCTGCCATGCTGGACTCGGGCGCCTTCGTGCTCCTGGACACCGCCCTGGACGACGCCCTGGAGGCTGAGGGGTGGGCGCGCGACCTGGTGCGTCTGGTCCAGGACGAGCGCAAGGCCGCCGGGCTGCACGTGGGTGACCGTATCCGCCTGGAGCTGAGCGTCCCGCAGGACAAGGGGGCCTGGACCCACACCCACATCGACCTGGTCAAGAGCGAGGTGGGCTGCGTAGACGCCTCGGTGGTTGCCGTCCCTGGGGCCACGGCGCCCACTGCCAGGGTGGAGAAGGTCGAGGGCTGGTCTCACAGAGCAGCCGAGACCGGCTGA
- a CDS encoding NAD(P)H-dependent flavin oxidoreductase, whose translation MLHVSDLSRPVIVAPMAGGPSTPGLVTTAAEAGGMGFLAAGYRSVEEVVEQVEMVQRAGTTVFGVNLFVPGTRPTSPSDLAAVRTYRDRLVPLARHYGVEMPRLDPDDDRAGTSGADDDGWHGKIPALLDLRVPMVSFTFGCPPADVVSRFHQVGTACLATVTSAGEARRATAAGVDALVVQGPGAGGHRAVFDARANPPEQSLDDLFGAVRSVVDLPLVVTGGLTAPEEVRPWLGRADAVALGTAFLDAEEAGTHPLYRAALHDSRFTQTVVTRAFSGRWARGLRNGFTDAYSDRAPAAYPAVNRLTGVLRAAAARSGDLDNLSLWAGTSWQHTPTGTVAQIMRGLTDGLVA comes from the coding sequence GTGCTTCATGTATCGGATCTCAGCCGCCCGGTCATCGTCGCCCCCATGGCTGGAGGCCCCTCCACCCCGGGGCTCGTCACCACTGCTGCCGAGGCTGGTGGTATGGGCTTCCTCGCCGCTGGCTACAGGAGCGTCGAGGAGGTCGTCGAGCAGGTCGAGATGGTCCAGCGCGCGGGTACCACCGTCTTTGGCGTCAACCTCTTCGTTCCCGGCACCCGACCTACCAGCCCCAGCGACCTGGCTGCCGTGCGCACCTACCGCGACCGTCTGGTACCGCTGGCACGCCACTACGGTGTCGAGATGCCCCGGCTGGACCCGGATGACGACAGGGCGGGTACCAGCGGGGCTGACGACGACGGGTGGCACGGTAAGATCCCGGCCCTGCTCGACCTGAGGGTGCCGATGGTGTCCTTCACCTTCGGTTGCCCGCCCGCCGATGTCGTCTCCCGCTTCCACCAGGTCGGAACCGCCTGCCTGGCCACCGTCACCTCGGCCGGGGAGGCACGGCGGGCCACTGCTGCGGGGGTGGACGCCCTCGTGGTCCAGGGACCGGGCGCCGGGGGCCACCGCGCGGTCTTCGACGCCCGCGCCAACCCGCCCGAGCAGAGCCTCGACGACCTGTTCGGCGCCGTGCGCAGCGTCGTGGACCTGCCGCTGGTGGTCACCGGCGGTCTGACGGCGCCCGAGGAGGTCCGTCCCTGGCTGGGCCGGGCCGACGCCGTGGCGCTGGGCACCGCGTTCCTTGACGCCGAGGAGGCGGGGACCCACCCCCTCTACCGGGCCGCGCTGCACGACTCCCGGTTCACCCAGACCGTGGTCACCCGGGCCTTCTCCGGGCGGTGGGCGCGCGGACTGCGCAACGGGTTCACCGACGCCTACTCGGACAGAGCCCCCGCCGCCTACCCTGCCGTCAACAGGCTGACCGGAGTGCTGCGTGCCGCGGCTGCACGCTCGGGCGACCTCGACAACCTGTCCCTGTGGGCTGGCACCAGCTGGCAGCACACACCCACAGGAACCGTGGCTCAGATCATGAGGGGGCTGACGGACGGGCTGGTGGCATGA